TGATTCGGTCTCGGGCGCTTCGGTCTCGATCGACGTGTCGTCGTCGACCGGCTCGTCCGTGGCCGGGCTCGTGCATCCGGCGAGCGCGACGGCGAGGGCCGCGACGGCCACCCCGGTGATGATGCGGAACCTCATGGTGTTTCCCCTTTTCGATCATGACCGCGGAAGGGCGGTCGAAGGGAACACGATGCCGGAGCCGCCGCGGTTCATCCCGGCCGTCAATCGGGGTCGCCGACGAGCAGCACATCCCCGCTGCCGAGCGCGCGGACCTCGAGCGATGCGATGTCCTCGAGCCCCAGGGAGGTGCCCGCCTCGAGCCGGGCCGTCTTCCCCGGGTTCGCGCGCCAGCTCGAGACCTCACTGCTGTTGCCGTCGCGATCGACGACGTACAGCGCGTAGGGCCAGCCGCCATCGGGCGCCTTCGAATACCCGGCGTCACCGTAACGGCAGTCGAGCTCGATGCGTGTCCCCCATCCGACCTGCGTCAAGGTCGCGGTCGCCGAGACCGGCACCTCCGTGACGGCCTCGAACGCGACGGTCTGGGCGTCGGCCGGCGCGCGAACGAACGCGAGCGGGACGAGGATCGCCGTGAGCACGACGACGACGGCAGCTGCAACCGCCACGAGCCCGAGCCGCATCTTCCGGAGGCGTCGACGATGCGCCTCACGGCGCACCGCGGCGAGCAATTCGGGACGAGGCGCCGGCACGGCGCCGGCCGGCTCGTCGAGCAGCGCCGAGGCGCGCTCGGGCGTCAGCCGAGCGAGCAGGCCCGGGATCGGCGTGAGCTCGGCGACGGATCGGCGGCACACCTCGCACGATTCGAGGTGCTCCTCGTATTCGCGGCGCTCGGCCGGCGAGAGGGCGCCGAGCACGTAGGCCGAGTCCCATTCGGCGAAGTGCGCGTGATCGGGATTCATCGCGTCACTCCCTTCTCCTGCATCGCGAGACGGAGGGCTTTGAGTCCGTAGTGCAGGCGCGACTTCACGGTGCCCTCGGGGATGGCGAGCCGCCGCGCGACCTCCGCGATGCTGCATCCGCCGTAGTACGCGTGCACGATGACCGCCCGGTGCTCGTAATCCAGCGCGGCGAGCGCCTCCTCGACGAGGAGGCTCTCGAACAGCGCATCCGTGAGGTCCTCGTGCCCGCGCTCCGGCACGTCGGCGACGCCGATCTCATGTCGACGGCGGGCGCTGCGCACTTCGTCGATCACGAGGTTCCGGGCGACCGTGAACATCCACGACCTCGTCGAGGCCGGCTCCTGCGCGAGGATCCGTGGACTCCGCCACGCGCGGAGCAGCGTCTCCTGCACGATGTCGTCGGCACCCGCCGGGTCGCCGGTGAGGTGCACGACGTAGCGCCAGACCGATGGTGCGTGGGCGTCGTACAGCGCGACGAGGCGGCTGTCGTCTTCGGGCGGCATCCGTCACCTCCTGCCGATCACAACGAGGCAGCGGGGCGAACGGTTCATTCCGCGCGCTCGTGAACCGAGCGGGCCGTCGCCTCGTGTCCTCATCATGGATGCTTCGCACATCGTCGAGATCGCCGCGGAAGACGTGCTCCAGGTTGCGGGCCTTCCGCTCCACCCGCTCATCGTGCACGCCGTGGTCGTGCTCACACCGCTCACAGTACTCGCGCTGCTCCTCGGCACCTTCTGGCCCGCAGCACGACGGCGCCTCGGCATCGTGACGCCCCTCGGGGCGCTCGTCGTGCTCGTGCTCGTGCCGATCACCGTGCTCGCCGGCCAGACGCTCGCCGAGGTGATCGGCCCGATCCCCGCCGTGGAGCGTCACCAGGAGCTCGGCGAGATGCTGCTTCCGTGGGCGATCGCGCTCTTCGTCGTCGCCGCGGCGCAATGGGCGTGGTTCCGCTTCGGCGACGCACGCATGCGCGAGGGGTCGCCGACTGCGGCGCGCGCCGTCGTGATCGGGCTCGCCGCGGCATCCGTCGTCGTCGGTGTCGGCACGGTCGTGCTGCTCGTGCTCATCGGTGACTCGGGATCCCGCGCAGTGTGGGGCGGGACCTTGGGCTGAGCAGCTACGCGAACGCCTCCACCGGCGGGCAGGCGCACACGAGGTTGCGGTCGCCGTAGGCCTGGTCGATGCGTCGCACGGGAGCCCAGTACTTGTTGCGCACGAGCGAGTGCACGGGGTAGACCGCCTGCTCTCGCGTATACGGGTGCGTCCACTCCCCCGCGATCACCGATTCGGCCGTGTGCGGTGCGTTGCGGAGCGGGTTGTCGTCGGCCGGCCACTCGCCGCGGCCCACCGCGTCGGCCTCCGCCTTGATCGCGATCATGGCCTCGACGAACCGGTCGAGCTCGGCGAGGTCCTCCGACTCGGTGGGCTCGACCATGAGGGTGCCCGCGACCGGGAACGACATCGTGGGCGCGTGGAAGCCGTAGTCGATGAGGCGCTTGGCCACGTCGTCGACGCTCACCCCGGTCGCGGCAGCGAGCGGCCGCAGGTCGAGGATGCACTCGTGGGCCACGAGTCCGTTGTCGCCCGTGTAGAGCACCGGGAAGTGTTCGCGGAGCCGCACGGCGACGTAGTTCGCGGCGAGCACCGCGGTGGCGGTGGCCTGCGTGAGGCCCTCCGAGCCCATCATGCGCACGTAGGCCCATGAGATCGGGAGGATCGAGGGGCTGCCGTAGGGCGCCGCCGACACCGGGCCGCCGTCGTGCGTCACGCCGCCGGAGTGGTCGGCGCGCTGGGCGAGCGGATGCCCCGGCAGGTACGGCGCGAGGTGCGCCTTCGCCGCAACAGGCCCGACGCCCGGTCCGCCGCCGCCGTGCGGGATGCAGAACGTCTTGTGCAGGTTCAGGTGCGACACGTCGCCACCGAAGTCGCCGAAGCGCGCGTAGCCGAGGAGCGCGTTGAGGTTCGCGCCGTCGACATACACCTGGCCGCCGGCGTCGTGCACGGCTTGCGTGATCTGCTTCACCTCGTGCTCGTAGACGCCGTGCGTCGACGGGTAGGTGATCATGAGCGCGGCGATGCCTGCCGCGTGCTCGGCGATCTTCGCGCGCAGGTCGTCGAGGTCGACGTTGCCGAGCTCGTCGCACGCGACCACGACCACGCGCATGCCGGCGAGCACCGCGGAGGCCGCGTTGGTGCCGTGTGCGCTCGAGGGGATGAGGCAGATGTTGCGCGCGTCGTCGCCGTTGGCGCGGTGGTAGCCGCGGATCGCGAGAAGGCCGGCGAGCTCGCCCTGGCTGCCCGCGTTCGGCTGCAACGAGACCGTGTCGTAGCCCGTGACCTCGGCGAGCCATTCCTCGAGCTGCTCGATGAGTGCGAGCGAGCCGACGACGTCGGCCTCGGGCGCGAACGGGTGCAGGTTCGCGAACTCGGGCCATGTGACCGACTGCATCTCGGTGGCGGCGTTCAGCTTCATCGTGCACGAGCCGAGCGGGATCATGCCCCGGTCGAGCGCGTAGTCGCGATCGGCGAGCTGCTTGAGGTAGCGCATCATCTGCGTCTCGGACTGGTGCGTGTTGAAGACTGGGTGCTCGAGGTAGCCGCTCGTGCGGCGGAGCTCCGCGGGCAGGCTCTCGGGCAGCGTGCGGAGGTTCACGGGCACCGGCGTGCGCGGGTCGAACCCGAAGGCCTCGACGACGAGCGACAGCTCGGCCTCGGTCGTCGTCTCGTCGACGGCGATGTGCACGGTCGCCTCGTCGGCTCGCCACACGTTCACGCCGAGCTCGCGAGCGCGCTCGACGACGTTGTCGGCGAGGCCGGGCACGTGCACCCGGATCGTGTCGAAGTACTCGGCGTGCTCGAGCGCCAGCCCATATCCCGAGAGCGAGTCGGCGAGCGCCTTCGCCTTCGCCGCGGTCGAGACGGCGATGTGACGGATGCCACGGGGCCCGTGGTACACGGCGTACATCGCCGCCATCACGGCGAGCAGCACCTGGGCGGTGCAGATGTTCGACGTCGCCTTCTCGCGGCGGATGTGCTGTTCGCGCGCCTGGAGGCTCAATCGATAGGCGGGGTGCCCCGCTGCATCCTGCGAGACGCCGACGAGCCGGCCCGGCAACTGCCGCTCCAATCCCGCGCGCACGGCCATATAGCCGGCGTGCGGCCCGCCGAAGCCCATCGGCACGCCGAATCGCTGCGTGGTGCCCACCGCGACATCCGCGCCGAGCTCGCCGGGGCTCGTGAGGAGTGCCATCGCGAGCAGGTCGGCCGCGACGACGGCGAGCGCGCCCTGCGACTTCGACGCGGCGATGACGGGTGCCGGATTCCACACCCGGCCCGATGCGCCCGGGTACTGCACGAAGACACCGAAGTGCTCGCCGAGATCCTCGAGGCGGGGACCATCGCCGCCCTCACCGGCGAGCTCCGCGAGCGGCGCGACGACGAGGTCGATGCCGACCGCCTCGGCCCGGGAGACGAGCAGAGCGTGCGTCTGCGGCAGCGCGTCGGAGTCGACGATGAAGCGATTCGAGGGGGACTTCGAGGCGCGACGGGCCAGCAGCATCCCCTCGACGACCGCGGTGCCCTCGTCGAGCATCGACGAGTTCGCCGTGTCGAGCCCGGTCAGGTCGGACACCATCGTCTGGAAGTTGATGAGCGCCTCGAGCCGGCCCTGCGAGATCTCGGGCTGGTAGGGCGTGTAGGCCGTGTACCAGCTCGGGTTCTCGAGCACGTTCCGCTGGATGACCGACGGGGTGATCGTGCCCGAGTAGCCGAGCCCGATCATCGACGTGCGCACGGTGTTCTGCTCGGCGAGCGCGGCGAGCTCGGCGAGGGCCTCTCGCTCGGTCGCCGCGGCGGGGATCGCCGAGTCGAGCACCTCGCCCATCCGGATCGACGACGGCACGGCCGCGGCCATGAGCTCGTCGAGCGACTCGTAGCCGACCTCGGCGAGCATGCGCTCGTGGTCGGCCGGCGTCGTGCCGATGTGACGACGCCCGAACGCATCGACGTCGAAGGCCGAGGAGGCCTGCTGCATGGTGGATCCTTTGCTGTCGGTCGGGATGGCTTGGCGGCGCGCCGGCGTTACTCGCCGGTGAGCGCGCGGTACTCGTCGTGGCTGAGGAGCTTCGGCAGCGACGTCGTCGAGACCTTGATGAGCCAGCCCTCGCCGAACGGGTCGCTGTTCACGAGCTCGGGCGAGTCGACGACCGCCTGGTTCGCTTCGAGGATCTCGCCGTCGACGGGGGCGAACAGCTCGCCGACCGACTTCGTCGACTCGATCTCGCCGATGACGGTGCCGGCGGTGACCGTGCTGCCCGCAGCGGGAAGGTCGACATAGACCACGTCACCGAGCTTCTCGGCCGCGTAGTCGGTGATGCCGATGGTCGCGACGTCGCCGTCGACCCGGATCCACTCGTGTTCTTCCGTGTACTGCAGGGCGGTCTGGTCGGTCATTGGGATGCTCCTCGAGGTTCGTCGGTCGTGCGTGAAGGGTGGTTCAGGCGTTGCGCTTGTAGAAGGGCAGGGCGACGACGGATGCCGGCACACGCGTGCCCCGCACGTCGAGGTACAGCTCGCGGCCGGGGTCCGCGACATCCGGTGCCACGAACGCCATCGCGATCGGGTGGCCGAGCGTCGGCGAGAGCGCGCCGCTCGTCACGACGCCCACGGGCGCGGAATCGGCACCATCGCCGTCGAACACCTCGTAGCCGGCGCGGCCCGCGCGACGCCCCTCGGCGGCGAGACCCACGAGCACCGGGGCATCCGCTGCCGGCCCTTGCTCGATCGCGGCCCGGCCGACGAAGTCGCCCTCTTTCGAGAGCGCGACGACACGGCCGAGTCCGGCCTGCACCGGCAGGATGTCGCGGCTGAGCTCGTGCCCGTAGAGCGGCATGCCCGCCTCGAGGCGCAGCGTGTCGCGGCTCGCGAGGCCGGCGGGCACGAGGGCGTGCGCGGCGCCCGCCTCGGTGAGGGCCTCCCACAGTGCGGTGGCGTGCTCGGGCGCGATGTAGAGCTCGAAGCCGTCTTCGCCGGTGTAGCCCGTGCGGGCGATGAGCATCGGCTCGCCTCGGAACGCGCCGGCGATCGCACGGTAGTAGCGGAGCGAGGCCAGAGCCTCTGGCACGTCCTCCCCATCGGGGTGCCCGCCCTCGATCGTGAACCCGGCGGTGGCGAGCAGGATCTCGCGCGACGCCGGCCCCTGCACGGCGATGAGGGCGACGTCGTCGCTCTCGTCGTAGACGTCGGTGTCGAAGCCGCCCGCCCTGGCGCGGAACTCGTCGGCGACGACCTCGCGGTTCGACGCGTTCGCGACGACCATGTAGCGGTCGTCGCCCGTGCGGTACACGACGAGGTCGTCGATGATGCCGCCGTCTTCGGCGAGGAGCAGCGAGTACTTCGCCTGGCCGATCTCGATCGCCGAGAGCTTGCCGGCGAGCGCGAAGTCGAGGGCCGCCGCCGACTCGGGGCCGATGAGCACGATCTCGCCCATATGGGAGAGGTCGAAGATCCCGGCGGCGTTGCGCACGGCATGGTGCTCGGCGAGATCGCTCGAGTAGCGCACGGGCATCTGCCAGCCGGCGAAGTCGGTGAAGGAGGCACCCGCGGCGCGGTGCACCCCATCGAGGGGGCTGAGTCGTTCGGTCACGAGAGCTCTCCAGAGTCGCAAGACGGTCGGCGGATGCCGCTGGGAACTCCCCCTCTGTCATGAGCCTGAGAGTTTCACGCGGGGTTCGCGCTTTCACCTTCGGCGGGATGTGGCGGGAATGCCCGATCCGCTTTTCAGAGTGGCCTGTTCATCGCGGTGTGCGACCTGAGAGATTGGCGGGGAGGCTTGCTCCTTCGGTGCCGGCCAGTGCCTGCTTGTACAGAACTGCCCGGCTCTCCCGCGATGCGTCGATGGCCCGATGTGAGGTTGTACCGCCGATCCTAGCCGACGGCGGCTTCTCTCGGCGGGCGGGCGCCGAGTGTCACGCGCTCACTCGGGCCGGTTGCCGTGCGCGTCGTGCTCGAACGCGGTGGTGACGCCCTCATAGGCGAGCGTCATCATCATCCCGGCGGCCGCGTGCGACAGGTCGTGGCAGTGGTCCATCCAGATGCCGGGGTTGTCGGCGACGAGTGCGAGCTCCCACACCTCGCCGGGGCGCACGTCGACGGTGTCGAGCCAGAGCGGCGCGCCCGTGGCGGCGACGCCGTCGCGGGAGAGCACCAGCACGTGATGGCCGTGCACGTGCATGGGGTGCACGTCGAAGCCGCGATTCGCGATCGTGATCTTCACCACGTCGCCCTCGCGCACCTCGATCGGGGCGATGTGCGGGAACACCGCCCCGTTCACGGCGTAGGCGTAGTCGGGTGCGCCGCCGACGAACCTCGGGAGACGGTCGAGCACGAGCTCGGCTTCCGCGGTGAACGGGCCGAGCTCGGGTCGAGGCCCGTCGCCGTAGGCGAGCAGGTCGAGCTCGGGCACCTCGGTCACCTCGCGCGGTCGGGAGGCCTCGCCGGCGTCGGTCTCGGCGCCGGGCGGAGCGATGACGACGACGGATGCCGCAGAGAGGTCGGTCTCGAACCGCACCGCCTCGGCGGGCATCGTGAACACGAGGTCGGCGCGCGCGCCCGCACCGAGCCGAATCGACCGGTGCTCGACCGCCTCGCCTCCGGCGAGGTCCCTGCCGTCGACCGCGGCGACGCGGAACGGAGCTCCGGCGACCGTCACGCGGATCGGCGTCTGCTCGGTGTTGACGACCCGGAGCCGCACGGACTCGCCCTCTTCGGCGGTGAACGACTGCAGCCCGTCGGTCGCGCCGATCACGACCTCTCCGCCGAGGCGATGCACCGGAAGGGCGAGATCGAGCGACTCGGCGACGCCGCCTTCGGGCTCGACGACGAGCATGCCGTAGAGGCCGCGGCGCACCCCCTCGGACGCGGCCTGGTGGGTGTGATACCAGTACGTGCCCGGCTCGTCGGCGCTGAAGCGATAGATGAAGCGCTCGCCGGGGGCGACGGCGTCCTGCGTCACGCCGGCGACG
The Agromyces albus DNA segment above includes these coding regions:
- the gcvT gene encoding glycine cleavage system aminomethyltransferase GcvT, with product MTERLSPLDGVHRAAGASFTDFAGWQMPVRYSSDLAEHHAVRNAAGIFDLSHMGEIVLIGPESAAALDFALAGKLSAIEIGQAKYSLLLAEDGGIIDDLVVYRTGDDRYMVVANASNREVVADEFRARAGGFDTDVYDESDDVALIAVQGPASREILLATAGFTIEGGHPDGEDVPEALASLRYYRAIAGAFRGEPMLIARTGYTGEDGFELYIAPEHATALWEALTEAGAAHALVPAGLASRDTLRLEAGMPLYGHELSRDILPVQAGLGRVVALSKEGDFVGRAAIEQGPAADAPVLVGLAAEGRRAGRAGYEVFDGDGADSAPVGVVTSGALSPTLGHPIAMAFVAPDVADPGRELYLDVRGTRVPASVVALPFYKRNA
- a CDS encoding DUF2231 domain-containing protein; translated protein: MDASHIVEIAAEDVLQVAGLPLHPLIVHAVVVLTPLTVLALLLGTFWPAARRRLGIVTPLGALVVLVLVPITVLAGQTLAEVIGPIPAVERHQELGEMLLPWAIALFVVAAAQWAWFRFGDARMREGSPTAARAVVIGLAAASVVVGVGTVVLLVLIGDSGSRAVWGGTLG
- a CDS encoding anti-sigma factor family protein, which encodes MNPDHAHFAEWDSAYVLGALSPAERREYEEHLESCEVCRRSVAELTPIPGLLARLTPERASALLDEPAGAVPAPRPELLAAVRREAHRRRLRKMRLGLVAVAAAVVVVLTAILVPLAFVRAPADAQTVAFEAVTEVPVSATATLTQVGWGTRIELDCRYGDAGYSKAPDGGWPYALYVVDRDGNSSEVSSWRANPGKTARLEAGTSLGLEDIASLEVRALGSGDVLLVGDPD
- a CDS encoding multicopper oxidase family protein; this translates as MTTTAILLLQSLAGIAGAGLWLAAGFSAGSPAARPSRRERMTVLALAAGGTVALAAAAAITMVLAGRGWWFAGEKVTVGLPLILVGLVTSGVGIVWWLRADRVLLARTLMRGGAYAMIAAVLATWLVGYPPQPVATAVLVAAVALATGLTWALLGHRGRRVLAGFAGLLAVLLVGGAGWSWLSDTAAPTIEASGRHLHGASVPAGGVPAVPVTALRTPDDAKGKVHAVELTAARHEVTLASGERVEAWGFGGDGVAGPELRVTEGELVEASLVNRDIDDGVTLHWHGYDVPNGEDGVAGVTQDAVAPGERFIYRFSADEPGTYWYHTHQAASEGVRRGLYGMLVVEPEGGVAESLDLALPVHRLGGEVVIGATDGLQSFTAEEGESVRLRVVNTEQTPIRVTVAGAPFRVAAVDGRDLAGGEAVEHRSIRLGAGARADLVFTMPAEAVRFETDLSAASVVVIAPPGAETDAGEASRPREVTEVPELDLLAYGDGPRPELGPFTAEAELVLDRLPRFVGGAPDYAYAVNGAVFPHIAPIEVREGDVVKITIANRGFDVHPMHVHGHHVLVLSRDGVAATGAPLWLDTVDVRPGEVWELALVADNPGIWMDHCHDLSHAAAGMMMTLAYEGVTTAFEHDAHGNRPE
- a CDS encoding sigma-70 family RNA polymerase sigma factor; translation: MPPEDDSRLVALYDAHAPSVWRYVVHLTGDPAGADDIVQETLLRAWRSPRILAQEPASTRSWMFTVARNLVIDEVRSARRRHEIGVADVPERGHEDLTDALFESLLVEEALAALDYEHRAVIVHAYYGGCSIAEVARRLAIPEGTVKSRLHYGLKALRLAMQEKGVTR
- the gcvP gene encoding aminomethyl-transferring glycine dehydrogenase, with amino-acid sequence MQQASSAFDVDAFGRRHIGTTPADHERMLAEVGYESLDELMAAAVPSSIRMGEVLDSAIPAAATEREALAELAALAEQNTVRTSMIGLGYSGTITPSVIQRNVLENPSWYTAYTPYQPEISQGRLEALINFQTMVSDLTGLDTANSSMLDEGTAVVEGMLLARRASKSPSNRFIVDSDALPQTHALLVSRAEAVGIDLVVAPLAELAGEGGDGPRLEDLGEHFGVFVQYPGASGRVWNPAPVIAASKSQGALAVVAADLLAMALLTSPGELGADVAVGTTQRFGVPMGFGGPHAGYMAVRAGLERQLPGRLVGVSQDAAGHPAYRLSLQAREQHIRREKATSNICTAQVLLAVMAAMYAVYHGPRGIRHIAVSTAAKAKALADSLSGYGLALEHAEYFDTIRVHVPGLADNVVERARELGVNVWRADEATVHIAVDETTTEAELSLVVEAFGFDPRTPVPVNLRTLPESLPAELRRTSGYLEHPVFNTHQSETQMMRYLKQLADRDYALDRGMIPLGSCTMKLNAATEMQSVTWPEFANLHPFAPEADVVGSLALIEQLEEWLAEVTGYDTVSLQPNAGSQGELAGLLAIRGYHRANGDDARNICLIPSSAHGTNAASAVLAGMRVVVVACDELGNVDLDDLRAKIAEHAAGIAALMITYPSTHGVYEHEVKQITQAVHDAGGQVYVDGANLNALLGYARFGDFGGDVSHLNLHKTFCIPHGGGGPGVGPVAAKAHLAPYLPGHPLAQRADHSGGVTHDGGPVSAAPYGSPSILPISWAYVRMMGSEGLTQATATAVLAANYVAVRLREHFPVLYTGDNGLVAHECILDLRPLAAATGVSVDDVAKRLIDYGFHAPTMSFPVAGTLMVEPTESEDLAELDRFVEAMIAIKAEADAVGRGEWPADDNPLRNAPHTAESVIAGEWTHPYTREQAVYPVHSLVRNKYWAPVRRIDQAYGDRNLVCACPPVEAFA
- the gcvH gene encoding glycine cleavage system protein GcvH, with protein sequence MTDQTALQYTEEHEWIRVDGDVATIGITDYAAEKLGDVVYVDLPAAGSTVTAGTVIGEIESTKSVGELFAPVDGEILEANQAVVDSPELVNSDPFGEGWLIKVSTTSLPKLLSHDEYRALTGE